Proteins encoded in a region of the Candidatus Nitrosomarinus catalina genome:
- the bioD gene encoding dethiobiotin synthase has protein sequence MKSIFITGTDTDVGKTYITAGLAITLRKMNIDVGVMKPFAAGVKQKKGFKSEDVEILSNSAKIDDPEELVNPQFFPISASPYTAWKKLKIKPKIPLILSSFKKLSKKHEMMLVEGMGGTMTPILKNYFVTDLIKDMKIPTIIVTRSKVGTVNHTIMTVKMCQKYKIPIKGIIINNFDKGYPINQLKKDLESLTGIKVLGSIPFIKDMSDKSLYRIFKKNIDMKLVLK, from the coding sequence ATGAAGTCAATTTTTATTACAGGGACTGACACAGATGTTGGAAAAACATACATCACTGCAGGATTAGCAATCACTTTACGAAAAATGAACATAGATGTAGGCGTGATGAAACCTTTTGCTGCAGGTGTAAAGCAAAAAAAAGGTTTCAAGTCAGAAGATGTAGAAATTTTATCAAACTCAGCTAAAATAGATGATCCAGAAGAATTAGTAAATCCACAATTTTTCCCAATTTCAGCCTCACCCTATACTGCATGGAAGAAATTAAAAATTAAACCAAAGATCCCACTAATTCTTTCTAGTTTTAAAAAATTATCAAAAAAACACGAGATGATGTTGGTAGAAGGAATGGGCGGAACTATGACTCCAATTCTTAAAAATTATTTTGTAACGGATTTGATAAAGGATATGAAAATTCCTACAATTATAGTTACACGAAGTAAAGTAGGTACAGTCAATCACACAATTATGACAGTAAAGATGTGTCAAAAATACAAAATTCCAATCAAGGGCATAATTATCAATAATTTTGATAAGGGATATCCAATTAATCAATTAAAAAAAGATTTAGAAAGTTTAACTGGAATTAAGGTGTTAGGTTCAATTCCATTCATTAAAGATATGAGCGATAAATCACTATACAGAATTTTTAAAAAAAATATAGATATGAAATTAGTTTTAAAATAA
- a CDS encoding type II glyceraldehyde-3-phosphate dehydrogenase: MKKVFVNGYGSIGSRITSFLKDDPEITVFGIGKYSPDEKVTDAISRGLNVYVPERKLDDFSNYKISGTIESALDECDLVIDAAPGGHGYKNKKNLYEPKNIPAIYQGGESTVGEESVSDLLFNSRANYDHALGKKHVMQGSCNVTGMGRILEPLREKFGNELVRFDVTLVRRWADIEQTEKNVSDTIEMTEKPHHGDDVKLYFGKDAPLYVRAIKVPTRQMHLHIMDIRFKETAPKPSQIHELFADEFGVATLWTAKGTKDIRDYAQNMGFNFTDTNMIHIHANMTTSIGDTVQLMYSDDQTGIVIPENHMLLQAMLFDKSYEEAFAHTESIFHMKEKKQKLQENFAKNN, encoded by the coding sequence ATGAAAAAGGTGTTTGTTAATGGTTATGGTTCTATTGGTAGTAGAATTACATCCTTTCTAAAAGATGATCCTGAAATTACTGTTTTTGGTATTGGAAAATATTCTCCAGATGAGAAAGTAACTGATGCAATTTCTCGTGGATTGAATGTATATGTTCCAGAAAGAAAATTAGATGATTTTTCAAATTATAAAATTTCAGGTACAATTGAATCTGCATTAGACGAATGTGATTTAGTAATTGATGCTGCACCTGGTGGCCATGGTTACAAAAATAAAAAAAATCTTTACGAGCCAAAAAATATTCCTGCTATCTATCAGGGTGGAGAATCTACCGTGGGAGAAGAATCTGTTTCTGATTTATTATTTAATTCTCGTGCAAACTATGATCATGCTTTGGGTAAAAAACATGTCATGCAAGGAAGTTGTAATGTGACAGGAATGGGTCGAATTTTAGAACCACTACGTGAAAAATTTGGTAATGAGTTAGTAAGATTTGATGTAACTTTAGTTAGAAGATGGGCAGATATTGAACAAACTGAAAAAAATGTTTCTGACACAATTGAAATGACAGAAAAACCACATCATGGTGATGATGTGAAATTGTATTTTGGAAAAGATGCTCCTCTTTATGTTCGTGCAATAAAAGTACCTACAAGACAAATGCACCTACACATAATGGATATCCGATTCAAAGAAACCGCACCTAAACCTTCTCAAATCCATGAATTATTTGCTGATGAATTTGGTGTAGCTACATTATGGACTGCAAAGGGTACTAAAGATATTAGAGATTATGCTCAAAATATGGGCTTTAATTTTACAGATACAAACATGATCCATATACATGCAAACATGACTACTTCAATTGGAGACACTGTTCAACTAATGTATTCTGATGATCAAACAGGAATTGTTATTCCTGAAAATCATATGTTATTGCAAGCCATGTTGTTTGATAAATCATATGAAGAGGCATTTGCTCATACTGAATCCATTTTTCACATGAAAGAGAAAAAACAAAAATTGCAAGAAAATTTTGCTAAAAATAACTAG
- the thrC gene encoding threonine synthase, producing the protein MQEDAFLKCVHPKCGLVYPIYSTNVQCENGHVLDVKYKNTPSTKLKDTFYERRNSKGSIFNESGIWRFRELLNFCQIDTESLEECSKFLVSLDGAEGRQSKPYHMSKAAEFLGIEKDGLWLQPEGYNPSGSFKDNGMVTAVTHAKLVGAKKIVCASTGNTSASAGMFAANEGIDCDVYIPAGQIAPGKLSQAYQFGAQIVEVEGNFDDALKQSLDDAQNHDGYTVNSVNPFRIEGQKTIPFRALEYLNWDVPDWIVYPGGALGNTSSCGKALMELYEWGWIKKIPRIAVINSEGASTLSDLYNGEFENEELRWNKGEPNTELISRYYDHLDKEGIRPKTKATAIQIGRPANILKGLRALEFTNGVATTVTDSEMLDGMSVVGLNGFDCEMASGASVAGIKKLMNEEIIKKDDTVVGILTGRQKDAMIPVDYHHNSENTFANPPKN; encoded by the coding sequence ATGCAAGAAGATGCTTTTCTAAAATGTGTACATCCAAAATGTGGTTTAGTATATCCCATTTACAGTACAAATGTACAATGTGAAAATGGACATGTTTTAGATGTAAAATACAAAAATACACCATCTACAAAACTAAAAGATACATTTTATGAAAGACGAAATTCCAAAGGCAGTATATTTAACGAAAGTGGAATTTGGAGATTTAGGGAATTATTGAATTTTTGTCAAATTGACACTGAAAGTTTAGAAGAATGCTCAAAATTTTTAGTTTCATTAGACGGGGCAGAAGGAAGACAATCCAAACCATATCACATGTCAAAAGCTGCTGAGTTTTTAGGAATTGAAAAAGACGGGTTGTGGTTACAACCAGAGGGATACAATCCTAGTGGTTCGTTTAAAGATAATGGGATGGTAACAGCTGTAACTCATGCTAAATTAGTAGGAGCAAAAAAAATTGTATGTGCTTCAACTGGAAACACTTCAGCTTCTGCAGGTATGTTTGCAGCAAACGAAGGAATAGATTGTGATGTGTATATTCCTGCAGGACAAATTGCACCAGGAAAACTTAGTCAAGCTTATCAATTTGGAGCTCAGATTGTAGAAGTTGAAGGAAATTTTGATGATGCCTTAAAGCAATCTTTAGATGATGCACAAAATCATGACGGATATACAGTAAATTCAGTTAATCCATTTAGAATTGAAGGACAAAAAACAATTCCATTTAGAGCATTAGAATATTTGAATTGGGATGTACCAGATTGGATTGTTTATCCTGGAGGAGCATTAGGAAATACTTCCAGTTGTGGAAAAGCATTGATGGAATTATACGAATGGGGATGGATTAAAAAAATACCAAGAATTGCAGTAATTAATTCAGAAGGCGCAAGCACATTATCGGATTTGTATAATGGTGAATTTGAAAATGAAGAATTAAGATGGAATAAGGGAGAGCCAAATACAGAATTGATTTCTAGATATTACGATCATTTAGACAAAGAGGGCATTAGACCAAAAACCAAAGCAACAGCTATTCAAATTGGAAGACCAGCTAACATCTTGAAAGGATTAAGAGCATTAGAATTTACAAATGGAGTAGCTACAACAGTTACTGATTCAGAAATGTTAGATGGTATGTCTGTAGTAGGACTAAATGGATTTGATTGTGAAATGGCATCAGGAGCATCAGTTGCAGGGATAAAAAAATTGATGAATGAAGAAATAATTAAAAAAGACGATACAGTCGTAGGAATTCTCACAGGTAGACAAAAAGATGCAATGATTCCAGTTGACTATCACCACAATTCAGAAAATACATTTGCAAATCCTCCAAAAAATTAG
- a CDS encoding hydroxymethylglutaryl-CoA synthase family protein: protein MAAGIDDVAIYIPRLYLDAADFANARGLDPVKLQKGLGVSQMAIVDANQDPACLAANACLRIMEKNNLSPDDIGRLYISTESAFDESKAMNSYVIGMLEQVYGQGSFEHCGGVETKFACVSGSYALYDNTNWIRAGEAEGKSALVVVSDIAKYDMGSSGEMTQGAGSVVMLLNDKPRLLEFDPKVTSTSIKDEYDFYRPFGKETPIVHGQYSNLLYMIQVRKALEAYKKRVVATNLIEMKEGETILDHMDYINMHLPYSNMGKKALAYLVRHEWRQLPRWKNILEQIGTEEPIPKDPRGTIESVLGDEEFMAKDHEFTKMFTKTQEYQDVYESKLSSSLIASSMIGNLYTASLYLGFRSSLEFEYQKGVDLEGKRIGFGSYGSGSSAMVFSGVVQPEYEDIVKSMNLEAEIGPRRRLTWSEYEDLHENKLTPEESKMHTKKEFVLVDVKTETESRGERRYVFTN, encoded by the coding sequence ATGGCAGCCGGTATTGATGATGTTGCAATCTATATTCCAAGATTATATCTTGATGCAGCAGATTTTGCAAACGCAAGAGGACTAGATCCTGTAAAATTACAAAAAGGATTAGGTGTTTCTCAAATGGCAATAGTTGATGCAAATCAAGATCCTGCATGTTTGGCTGCAAATGCTTGTCTACGAATTATGGAAAAAAATAATTTATCACCAGACGACATAGGAAGACTGTATATCTCCACAGAATCTGCATTTGATGAATCAAAAGCAATGAATTCTTACGTTATTGGAATGTTAGAACAAGTTTACGGTCAAGGCTCATTTGAACACTGTGGAGGAGTTGAAACAAAATTTGCTTGTGTAAGTGGATCTTATGCACTTTATGATAATACTAATTGGATTAGGGCAGGAGAGGCAGAAGGGAAAAGCGCCCTAGTAGTTGTTTCTGATATTGCAAAATATGACATGGGTTCAAGCGGGGAAATGACACAAGGTGCAGGTTCAGTTGTAATGTTACTAAATGACAAGCCAAGATTATTAGAGTTTGATCCAAAAGTCACATCAACGTCAATTAAAGACGAATATGATTTCTACAGACCATTTGGAAAAGAAACTCCAATTGTACATGGACAATATTCAAATTTACTATACATGATTCAGGTTAGAAAGGCATTAGAGGCATACAAGAAAAGAGTAGTTGCAACTAATTTAATCGAGATGAAAGAAGGTGAAACAATTTTGGATCATATGGACTACATCAACATGCACTTACCTTACAGCAACATGGGAAAGAAGGCATTGGCATATTTAGTTAGACATGAGTGGCGTCAATTACCTAGATGGAAAAATATCCTAGAACAAATAGGAACAGAAGAACCAATTCCAAAAGATCCGCGTGGAACTATTGAATCAGTATTAGGGGATGAAGAGTTTATGGCCAAAGATCATGAATTTACAAAAATGTTTACAAAAACACAAGAATACCAAGATGTGTATGAATCAAAATTATCAAGTTCACTTATTGCTTCATCCATGATTGGTAATTTGTATACGGCATCATTGTATCTTGGATTTAGAAGTAGTTTAGAATTTGAGTATCAAAAAGGAGTAGATTTAGAAGGTAAAAGAATTGGATTTGGATCATATGGCAGTGGAAGCAGTGCAATGGTTTTCAGTGGCGTAGTCCAACCAGAATACGAAGATATTGTCAAATCCATGAACCTAGAGGCAGAGATTGGACCAAGAAGAAGATTAACTTGGAGTGAATACGAGGATCTACATGAAAACAAACTAACTCCTGAGGAATCCAAAATGCATACTAAAAAGGAATTTGTTTTAGTTGATGTAAAAACTGAAACAGAAAGCAGAGGCGAAAGACGCTATGTCTTTACAAACTAA
- a CDS encoding hemolysin family protein: MVELWIEITALSVLIGLSGFFSGLEVALVGVRKSKVVQLFNEGKKGSKALHKLKMNPSWMMSSVNLGNNLVNVGASALATSVAIRLFGNDGLGIAVGVMTFLILVFGEITPKTYCNANSTKVALRYAPVLLVFSYVFYPVVKFFEIITRGVVKITGSSYTPPPITEEEIKGVIDQGLAEKALEKEEMELVHGALNFDDTVIRSVMTPRTKMFTLNAKMLLFEALPQINQSAHSRIPIFGDTRDDIVGFIHVRDVLKELEKDKDVVTLEQIARKPVFASQEKMISSLLKEMKGRKTHMAIVVDEHGGVEGLVTLEDLLEEIVGEIEDETDLKREKGYERIDQDTIITNGDIEIDVINEIFKTKIPEGDDYASLNGLLHERLQDIPQEGDKLELNDLKIIVEKVTKNIPQKIRIEKIRI, encoded by the coding sequence ATGGTAGAGTTATGGATTGAAATTACAGCACTATCAGTTTTGATTGGCTTATCGGGATTTTTCAGTGGTTTAGAAGTTGCATTAGTGGGTGTAAGAAAATCAAAAGTTGTTCAATTATTCAACGAAGGAAAAAAAGGTTCAAAGGCACTACACAAATTAAAAATGAATCCAAGTTGGATGATGTCAAGTGTAAATCTTGGCAACAATTTAGTCAATGTTGGAGCATCTGCATTAGCTACAAGTGTAGCAATTAGATTATTTGGAAATGATGGTTTAGGAATTGCCGTAGGGGTTATGACATTTTTAATTTTAGTTTTTGGTGAGATTACTCCAAAAACATACTGTAATGCAAACTCAACAAAAGTTGCATTAAGATATGCACCAGTTTTACTAGTATTCAGTTATGTATTTTATCCAGTTGTAAAATTCTTTGAAATAATCACTAGAGGAGTTGTAAAAATTACTGGTAGTAGTTACACACCACCACCAATAACTGAAGAAGAAATTAAGGGAGTAATTGATCAAGGTTTGGCAGAAAAAGCATTAGAAAAAGAAGAAATGGAATTAGTTCATGGAGCATTGAATTTTGATGATACTGTAATTCGTTCTGTAATGACACCAAGAACAAAGATGTTTACATTAAATGCAAAAATGCTACTTTTTGAGGCATTACCACAAATTAATCAAAGTGCCCATTCTAGAATTCCAATTTTTGGAGATACAAGAGACGATATTGTTGGATTTATTCATGTTAGAGATGTACTAAAGGAATTAGAGAAAGACAAGGACGTAGTTACTTTAGAACAAATTGCAAGAAAACCCGTATTTGCTTCTCAAGAAAAAATGATTAGTTCACTATTAAAAGAGATGAAGGGAAGAAAAACACACATGGCCATAGTTGTAGATGAACATGGAGGAGTAGAGGGCTTAGTTACTCTAGAGGATTTACTAGAAGAGATTGTAGGAGAAATAGAAGATGAAACTGACCTAAAAAGAGAAAAAGGGTATGAACGAATTGATCAAGATACGATAATTACAAACGGAGATATTGAAATTGATGTAATTAATGAAATTTTTAAAACAAAAATTCCTGAAGGAGATGATTATGCGTCACTCAATGGACTACTTCATGAAAGATTACAAGATATACCTCAAGAAGGGGATAAACTAGAATTAAATGATCTAAAAATCATAGTTGAAAAAGTTACAAAAAACATTCCTCAAAAAATTCGAATTGAAAAAATTAGAATCTAG
- a CDS encoding DsbA family protein has translation MIHPPSLAIGAIIASIAIVAVIFGLNGTFDESELAIKPTPEMDSIGPAKITMETFLENGSTVYGDPNAPITLVEFGDYQCHYCNVFFETIEGDIITNYVETGKVKIIFKDFNIIGSDSVNASHGAHCAKDQGMFWEYHDILYSNWTGENNGWASPENLTSFAKEINLDMDQWVECMDEKPHSKTILTSNEDAKKLQLTGTPAFFVINSDGQVSKLFGAQPFEVFERVFDEQLEN, from the coding sequence TTGATTCATCCACCATCTTTAGCCATAGGTGCCATTATTGCATCAATTGCAATAGTGGCTGTAATTTTTGGACTAAATGGAACTTTTGATGAGTCTGAATTAGCAATAAAACCAACACCCGAAATGGATAGTATCGGACCTGCCAAAATTACAATGGAAACATTTCTAGAAAATGGTTCAACAGTCTATGGTGATCCTAATGCACCAATTACATTAGTGGAGTTTGGAGATTACCAGTGTCATTATTGTAATGTGTTTTTTGAGACAATTGAAGGAGACATAATTACAAACTATGTTGAAACGGGAAAGGTAAAAATAATTTTTAAAGATTTCAACATAATTGGTTCTGATTCAGTAAATGCTTCACATGGTGCTCATTGTGCAAAAGATCAAGGAATGTTTTGGGAGTATCACGATATTCTTTATTCAAACTGGACAGGCGAAAATAATGGATGGGCATCTCCAGAAAACCTAACATCATTTGCAAAAGAAATCAATTTGGATATGGATCAATGGGTTGAATGTATGGATGAAAAACCTCATTCAAAGACAATCTTAACTAGTAATGAAGATGCCAAAAAATTGCAGTTGACTGGAACTCCGGCATTTTTTGTAATCAATTCCGATGGACAAGTTTCAAAATTGTTTGGAGCACAACCATTTGAAGTCTTTGAAAGAGTGTTTGATGAACAACTTGAAAACTAG